Proteins encoded by one window of Mustela erminea isolate mMusErm1 chromosome 7, mMusErm1.Pri, whole genome shotgun sequence:
- the ZBP1 gene encoding Z-DNA-binding protein 1 isoform X5 has protein sequence MAQAPGDPDETDLEQSILQVLRDAGSPMKSVQLAKECQVPKKNLNQVLYRMLKESKVSLEGPAMWGLGQGGTREVEPAEPARPSQAEQPQQDVAAAPEEPGRQLTKQQEEIYRILKTHGPCKALTISQKLGKKTAKEVNPDLYAMRRKHLLDLDEKSSTWAVYRPDLAGRNPAPAIIYQKNPINMICQNGPNNHISIENSESIQIGHGNVIVRPTASGENGSMAPLHLPPVAPADPSSQTSLAAAWGSQDICLEKSVLRRVQMGHGNNMNLNSAPAKDPTARSPSISPPVCAPTDGPEALFEIRMPKPGPSAEEEVAQRVRIRSCFLEDTAIGNSNRMTVSSETAGPEGAVRPEDIKRDPGEPGKDAGAEPRSQFPHHRDQAPPGNSDVLTFISDLEAVTLESGDPHTTEDSSQVDRTPDTDSRGQVETGTNGQALSGRAGRRR, from the exons AtggcccaggcccctggggacCCTGATGAAACAg acCTCGAGCAGAGCATCCTGCAGGTGCTGAGGGACGCTGGCTCCCCCATGAAGTCCGTCCAGTTGGCAAAGGAGTGCCAAGTGCCCAAGAAGAATCTCAACCAAGTCCTCTACCGGATGCTGAAGGAGTCCAAAGTCTCCCTGGAAGGCCCTGCGATGTGGGGCCTGGGCCAGGGTGGGACCAGAGAAGTGGAGCCCGCAGAGCCGGCCCGGCCCAGCCAGG cagAGCAGCCCCAGCAGGACGTGGCTGCAGCTCCAGAGGAACCTGGCCGTCAGCTCACTAAACAGC AGGAAGAGATCTACAGGATTCTGAAAACCCATGGGCCCTGTAAGGCCCTGACCATCTCCCAGAAGCTGGGAAAGAAGACAGCGAAAGAAGTCAACCCAGACTTGTACGCCATGAGGAGGAAGCACCTTCTGGACTTGGATGAGAAGTCAAGTACATGGGCAGTTTATCGGCCAG ACTTGGCAGGAAGAAATCCGGCCCCTGCAATAATTTACCAGAAAAATCCAATCAACATGATCTGTCAGAATGGACCCAATAACCACATTTCCATTGAAAACTCCGAAAGCATCCAGATTGGACATGGGAATGTCATCGTGAGACCGACAGCCTCTGGAGAGAATG GCTCCATggctcccctccacctccccccagtGGCACCAGCTGACCCCTCATCTCAGACATCTCTGGCTGCAGCCTGGGGATCCCAGGACATCTGCTTGGAGAAGTCTGTGCTCAGACGGGTACAGATGGGACACGGCAACAACATGAACCTCAACAGTGCCCCGGCCAAGGACCCTACAGCCCGCAGCCCCTCAATCAGCCCCCCAG TCTGTGCCCCCACGGATGGCCCAGAAGCTTTGTTCGAAATTCGAATGCCCAAACCAGGACCTTCTGCTGAGGAGGAGGTGGCCCAGAGAGTCCGTATCCGTTCATGCTTCCTTGAGGACACCGCCATCGGCAACAGCAACAGAATGACTGTCAGCTCGGAGACAGCTGGTCCAGAAGGAGCTGTAAGGCCTGAGGACATCAAGAGGGACCCTGGGGAGCCAGGCAAGGATGCAG GTGCAGAGCCTCGAAGCCAGTTCCCTCACCACCGTGACCAGGCCCCCCCCGGCAACAGCGACGTCTTGACCTTCATCTCCGACCTCGAAGCTGTGACTCTTGAAAGCGGGGATCCCCACACTACAGAAGACAGCAGCCAGGTGGACAGAACCCCAGACACGGACTCCCGGGGGCAGGTGGAGACCGGAACAAACGGCCAGGCTCTGTCAGGAAGAGCAGGCAGACGCCGGTGA
- the ZBP1 gene encoding Z-DNA-binding protein 1 isoform X4 has protein sequence MKQTHQPEDSVRQPYGLGPHSDLRPHDPSAPLGSDLEQSILQVLRDAGSPMKSVQLAKECQVPKKNLNQVLYRMLKESKVSLEGPAMWGLGQGGTREVEPAEPARPSQAEQPQQDVAAAPEEPGRQLTKQQEEIYRILKTHGPCKALTISQKLGKKTAKEVNPDLYAMRRKHLLDLDEKSSTWAVYRPDLAGRNPAPAIIYQKNPINMICQNGPNNHISIENSESIQIGHGNVIVRPTASGENGSMAPLHLPPVAPADPSSQTSLAAAWGSQDICLEKSVLRRVQMGHGNNMNLNSAPAKDPTARSPSISPPVCAPTDGPEALFEIRMPKPGPSAEEEVAQRVRIRSCFLEDTAIGNSNRMTVSSETAGPEGAVRPEDIKRDPGEPGKDAVSVPG, from the exons ATGAAACAg ACGCACCAGCCTGAAGACTCAGTCCGCCAGCCCTATGGGCTCGGCCCTCACTCTGATCTCCGACCCCACGACCCCTCGGCTCCTTTGGGGTCAG acCTCGAGCAGAGCATCCTGCAGGTGCTGAGGGACGCTGGCTCCCCCATGAAGTCCGTCCAGTTGGCAAAGGAGTGCCAAGTGCCCAAGAAGAATCTCAACCAAGTCCTCTACCGGATGCTGAAGGAGTCCAAAGTCTCCCTGGAAGGCCCTGCGATGTGGGGCCTGGGCCAGGGTGGGACCAGAGAAGTGGAGCCCGCAGAGCCGGCCCGGCCCAGCCAGG cagAGCAGCCCCAGCAGGACGTGGCTGCAGCTCCAGAGGAACCTGGCCGTCAGCTCACTAAACAGC AGGAAGAGATCTACAGGATTCTGAAAACCCATGGGCCCTGTAAGGCCCTGACCATCTCCCAGAAGCTGGGAAAGAAGACAGCGAAAGAAGTCAACCCAGACTTGTACGCCATGAGGAGGAAGCACCTTCTGGACTTGGATGAGAAGTCAAGTACATGGGCAGTTTATCGGCCAG ACTTGGCAGGAAGAAATCCGGCCCCTGCAATAATTTACCAGAAAAATCCAATCAACATGATCTGTCAGAATGGACCCAATAACCACATTTCCATTGAAAACTCCGAAAGCATCCAGATTGGACATGGGAATGTCATCGTGAGACCGACAGCCTCTGGAGAGAATG GCTCCATggctcccctccacctccccccagtGGCACCAGCTGACCCCTCATCTCAGACATCTCTGGCTGCAGCCTGGGGATCCCAGGACATCTGCTTGGAGAAGTCTGTGCTCAGACGGGTACAGATGGGACACGGCAACAACATGAACCTCAACAGTGCCCCGGCCAAGGACCCTACAGCCCGCAGCCCCTCAATCAGCCCCCCAG TCTGTGCCCCCACGGATGGCCCAGAAGCTTTGTTCGAAATTCGAATGCCCAAACCAGGACCTTCTGCTGAGGAGGAGGTGGCCCAGAGAGTCCGTATCCGTTCATGCTTCCTTGAGGACACCGCCATCGGCAACAGCAACAGAATGACTGTCAGCTCGGAGACAGCTGGTCCAGAAGGAGCTGTAAGGCCTGAGGACATCAAGAGGGACCCTGGGGAGCCAGGCAAGGATGCAG
- the ZBP1 gene encoding Z-DNA-binding protein 1 isoform X1, with product MKQTHQPEDSVRQPYGLGPHSDLRPHDPSAPLGSDLEQSILQVLRDAGSPMKSVQLAKECQVPKKNLNQVLYRMLKESKVSLEGPAMWGLGQGGTREVEPAEPARPSQEQPQQDVAAAPEEPGRQLTKQQEEIYRILKTHGPCKALTISQKLGKKTAKEVNPDLYAMRRKHLLDLDEKSSTWAVYRPDLAGRNPAPAIIYQKNPINMICQNGPNNHISIENSESIQIGHGNVIVRPTASGENGSMAPLHLPPVAPADPSSQTSLAAAWGSQDICLEKSVLRRVQMGHGNNMNLNSAPAKDPTARSPSISPPVCAPTDGPEALFEIRMPKPGPSAEEEVAQRVRIRSCFLEDTAIGNSNRMTVSSETAGPEGAVRPEDIKRDPGEPGKDAGAEPRSQFPHHRDQAPPGNSDVLTFISDLEAVTLESGDPHTTEDSSQVDRTPDTDSRGQVETGTNGQALSGRAGRRR from the exons ATGAAACAg ACGCACCAGCCTGAAGACTCAGTCCGCCAGCCCTATGGGCTCGGCCCTCACTCTGATCTCCGACCCCACGACCCCTCGGCTCCTTTGGGGTCAG acCTCGAGCAGAGCATCCTGCAGGTGCTGAGGGACGCTGGCTCCCCCATGAAGTCCGTCCAGTTGGCAAAGGAGTGCCAAGTGCCCAAGAAGAATCTCAACCAAGTCCTCTACCGGATGCTGAAGGAGTCCAAAGTCTCCCTGGAAGGCCCTGCGATGTGGGGCCTGGGCCAGGGTGGGACCAGAGAAGTGGAGCCCGCAGAGCCGGCCCGGCCCAGCCAGG AGCAGCCCCAGCAGGACGTGGCTGCAGCTCCAGAGGAACCTGGCCGTCAGCTCACTAAACAGC AGGAAGAGATCTACAGGATTCTGAAAACCCATGGGCCCTGTAAGGCCCTGACCATCTCCCAGAAGCTGGGAAAGAAGACAGCGAAAGAAGTCAACCCAGACTTGTACGCCATGAGGAGGAAGCACCTTCTGGACTTGGATGAGAAGTCAAGTACATGGGCAGTTTATCGGCCAG ACTTGGCAGGAAGAAATCCGGCCCCTGCAATAATTTACCAGAAAAATCCAATCAACATGATCTGTCAGAATGGACCCAATAACCACATTTCCATTGAAAACTCCGAAAGCATCCAGATTGGACATGGGAATGTCATCGTGAGACCGACAGCCTCTGGAGAGAATG GCTCCATggctcccctccacctccccccagtGGCACCAGCTGACCCCTCATCTCAGACATCTCTGGCTGCAGCCTGGGGATCCCAGGACATCTGCTTGGAGAAGTCTGTGCTCAGACGGGTACAGATGGGACACGGCAACAACATGAACCTCAACAGTGCCCCGGCCAAGGACCCTACAGCCCGCAGCCCCTCAATCAGCCCCCCAG TCTGTGCCCCCACGGATGGCCCAGAAGCTTTGTTCGAAATTCGAATGCCCAAACCAGGACCTTCTGCTGAGGAGGAGGTGGCCCAGAGAGTCCGTATCCGTTCATGCTTCCTTGAGGACACCGCCATCGGCAACAGCAACAGAATGACTGTCAGCTCGGAGACAGCTGGTCCAGAAGGAGCTGTAAGGCCTGAGGACATCAAGAGGGACCCTGGGGAGCCAGGCAAGGATGCAG GTGCAGAGCCTCGAAGCCAGTTCCCTCACCACCGTGACCAGGCCCCCCCCGGCAACAGCGACGTCTTGACCTTCATCTCCGACCTCGAAGCTGTGACTCTTGAAAGCGGGGATCCCCACACTACAGAAGACAGCAGCCAGGTGGACAGAACCCCAGACACGGACTCCCGGGGGCAGGTGGAGACCGGAACAAACGGCCAGGCTCTGTCAGGAAGAGCAGGCAGACGCCGGTGA
- the ZBP1 gene encoding Z-DNA-binding protein 1 isoform X6, with protein MESSRAGRKAEQPQQDVAAAPEEPGRQLTKQQEEIYRILKTHGPCKALTISQKLGKKTAKEVNPDLYAMRRKHLLDLDEKSSTWAVYRPDLAGRNPAPAIIYQKNPINMICQNGPNNHISIENSESIQIGHGNVIVRPTASGENGSMAPLHLPPVAPADPSSQTSLAAAWGSQDICLEKSVLRRVQMGHGNNMNLNSAPAKDPTARSPSISPPVCAPTDGPEALFEIRMPKPGPSAEEEVAQRVRIRSCFLEDTAIGNSNRMTVSSETAGPEGAVRPEDIKRDPGEPGKDAGAEPRSQFPHHRDQAPPGNSDVLTFISDLEAVTLESGDPHTTEDSSQVDRTPDTDSRGQVETGTNGQALSGRAGRRR; from the exons ATGGAGAGCAGCAGGGCAGGCCGGAAGGCAG AGCAGCCCCAGCAGGACGTGGCTGCAGCTCCAGAGGAACCTGGCCGTCAGCTCACTAAACAGC AGGAAGAGATCTACAGGATTCTGAAAACCCATGGGCCCTGTAAGGCCCTGACCATCTCCCAGAAGCTGGGAAAGAAGACAGCGAAAGAAGTCAACCCAGACTTGTACGCCATGAGGAGGAAGCACCTTCTGGACTTGGATGAGAAGTCAAGTACATGGGCAGTTTATCGGCCAG ACTTGGCAGGAAGAAATCCGGCCCCTGCAATAATTTACCAGAAAAATCCAATCAACATGATCTGTCAGAATGGACCCAATAACCACATTTCCATTGAAAACTCCGAAAGCATCCAGATTGGACATGGGAATGTCATCGTGAGACCGACAGCCTCTGGAGAGAATG GCTCCATggctcccctccacctccccccagtGGCACCAGCTGACCCCTCATCTCAGACATCTCTGGCTGCAGCCTGGGGATCCCAGGACATCTGCTTGGAGAAGTCTGTGCTCAGACGGGTACAGATGGGACACGGCAACAACATGAACCTCAACAGTGCCCCGGCCAAGGACCCTACAGCCCGCAGCCCCTCAATCAGCCCCCCAG TCTGTGCCCCCACGGATGGCCCAGAAGCTTTGTTCGAAATTCGAATGCCCAAACCAGGACCTTCTGCTGAGGAGGAGGTGGCCCAGAGAGTCCGTATCCGTTCATGCTTCCTTGAGGACACCGCCATCGGCAACAGCAACAGAATGACTGTCAGCTCGGAGACAGCTGGTCCAGAAGGAGCTGTAAGGCCTGAGGACATCAAGAGGGACCCTGGGGAGCCAGGCAAGGATGCAG GTGCAGAGCCTCGAAGCCAGTTCCCTCACCACCGTGACCAGGCCCCCCCCGGCAACAGCGACGTCTTGACCTTCATCTCCGACCTCGAAGCTGTGACTCTTGAAAGCGGGGATCCCCACACTACAGAAGACAGCAGCCAGGTGGACAGAACCCCAGACACGGACTCCCGGGGGCAGGTGGAGACCGGAACAAACGGCCAGGCTCTGTCAGGAAGAGCAGGCAGACGCCGGTGA
- the ZBP1 gene encoding Z-DNA-binding protein 1 isoform X2 — MKQTHQPEDSVRQPYGLGPHSDLRPHDPSAPLGSDLEQSILQVLRDAGSPMKSVQLAKECQVPKKNLNQVLYRMLKESKVSLEGPAMWGLGQGGTREVEPAEPARPSQAEQPQQDVAAAPEEPGRQLTKQQEEIYRILKTHGPCKALTISQKLGKKTAKEVNPDLYAMRRKHLLDLDEKSSTWAVYRPDLAGRNPAPAIIYQKNPINMICQNGPNNHISIENSESIQIGHGNVIVRPTASGENVAPADPSSQTSLAAAWGSQDICLEKSVLRRVQMGHGNNMNLNSAPAKDPTARSPSISPPVCAPTDGPEALFEIRMPKPGPSAEEEVAQRVRIRSCFLEDTAIGNSNRMTVSSETAGPEGAVRPEDIKRDPGEPGKDAGAEPRSQFPHHRDQAPPGNSDVLTFISDLEAVTLESGDPHTTEDSSQVDRTPDTDSRGQVETGTNGQALSGRAGRRR, encoded by the exons ATGAAACAg ACGCACCAGCCTGAAGACTCAGTCCGCCAGCCCTATGGGCTCGGCCCTCACTCTGATCTCCGACCCCACGACCCCTCGGCTCCTTTGGGGTCAG acCTCGAGCAGAGCATCCTGCAGGTGCTGAGGGACGCTGGCTCCCCCATGAAGTCCGTCCAGTTGGCAAAGGAGTGCCAAGTGCCCAAGAAGAATCTCAACCAAGTCCTCTACCGGATGCTGAAGGAGTCCAAAGTCTCCCTGGAAGGCCCTGCGATGTGGGGCCTGGGCCAGGGTGGGACCAGAGAAGTGGAGCCCGCAGAGCCGGCCCGGCCCAGCCAGG cagAGCAGCCCCAGCAGGACGTGGCTGCAGCTCCAGAGGAACCTGGCCGTCAGCTCACTAAACAGC AGGAAGAGATCTACAGGATTCTGAAAACCCATGGGCCCTGTAAGGCCCTGACCATCTCCCAGAAGCTGGGAAAGAAGACAGCGAAAGAAGTCAACCCAGACTTGTACGCCATGAGGAGGAAGCACCTTCTGGACTTGGATGAGAAGTCAAGTACATGGGCAGTTTATCGGCCAG ACTTGGCAGGAAGAAATCCGGCCCCTGCAATAATTTACCAGAAAAATCCAATCAACATGATCTGTCAGAATGGACCCAATAACCACATTTCCATTGAAAACTCCGAAAGCATCCAGATTGGACATGGGAATGTCATCGTGAGACCGACAGCCTCTGGAGAGAATG tGGCACCAGCTGACCCCTCATCTCAGACATCTCTGGCTGCAGCCTGGGGATCCCAGGACATCTGCTTGGAGAAGTCTGTGCTCAGACGGGTACAGATGGGACACGGCAACAACATGAACCTCAACAGTGCCCCGGCCAAGGACCCTACAGCCCGCAGCCCCTCAATCAGCCCCCCAG TCTGTGCCCCCACGGATGGCCCAGAAGCTTTGTTCGAAATTCGAATGCCCAAACCAGGACCTTCTGCTGAGGAGGAGGTGGCCCAGAGAGTCCGTATCCGTTCATGCTTCCTTGAGGACACCGCCATCGGCAACAGCAACAGAATGACTGTCAGCTCGGAGACAGCTGGTCCAGAAGGAGCTGTAAGGCCTGAGGACATCAAGAGGGACCCTGGGGAGCCAGGCAAGGATGCAG GTGCAGAGCCTCGAAGCCAGTTCCCTCACCACCGTGACCAGGCCCCCCCCGGCAACAGCGACGTCTTGACCTTCATCTCCGACCTCGAAGCTGTGACTCTTGAAAGCGGGGATCCCCACACTACAGAAGACAGCAGCCAGGTGGACAGAACCCCAGACACGGACTCCCGGGGGCAGGTGGAGACCGGAACAAACGGCCAGGCTCTGTCAGGAAGAGCAGGCAGACGCCGGTGA
- the ZBP1 gene encoding Z-DNA-binding protein 1 isoform X7 produces the protein MKQTHQPEDSVRQPYGLGPHSDLRPHDPSAPLGSDLEQSILQVLRDAGSPMKSVQLAKECQVPKKNLNQVLYRMLKESKVSLEGPAMWGLGQGGTREVEPAEPARPSQAEQPQQDVAAAPEEPGRQLTKQQEEIYRILKTHGPCKALTISQKLGKKTAKEVNPDLYAMRRKHLLDLDEKSSTWAVYRPDLAGRNPAPAIIYQKNPINMICQNGPNNHISIENSESIQIGHGNVIVRPTASGENGSMAPLHLPPVAPADPSSQTSLAAAWGSQDICLEKSVLRRVQMGHGNNMNLNSAPAKDPTARSPSISPPVCAPTDGPEALFEIRMPKPGPSAEEEVAQRVRIRSCFLEDTAIGNSNRMTVSSETAGPEGAVRPEDIKRDPGEPGKDAGAEPRSQFPHHRDQAPPGNSDVLTFISDLEAVTLESGDPHTTEDSSQVDRTPDTDSRGQVETGTNGQALSGRAGRRR, from the exons ATGAAACAg ACGCACCAGCCTGAAGACTCAGTCCGCCAGCCCTATGGGCTCGGCCCTCACTCTGATCTCCGACCCCACGACCCCTCGGCTCCTTTGGGGTCAG acCTCGAGCAGAGCATCCTGCAGGTGCTGAGGGACGCTGGCTCCCCCATGAAGTCCGTCCAGTTGGCAAAGGAGTGCCAAGTGCCCAAGAAGAATCTCAACCAAGTCCTCTACCGGATGCTGAAGGAGTCCAAAGTCTCCCTGGAAGGCCCTGCGATGTGGGGCCTGGGCCAGGGTGGGACCAGAGAAGTGGAGCCCGCAGAGCCGGCCCGGCCCAGCCAGG cagAGCAGCCCCAGCAGGACGTGGCTGCAGCTCCAGAGGAACCTGGCCGTCAGCTCACTAAACAGC AGGAAGAGATCTACAGGATTCTGAAAACCCATGGGCCCTGTAAGGCCCTGACCATCTCCCAGAAGCTGGGAAAGAAGACAGCGAAAGAAGTCAACCCAGACTTGTACGCCATGAGGAGGAAGCACCTTCTGGACTTGGATGAGAAGTCAAGTACATGGGCAGTTTATCGGCCAG ACTTGGCAGGAAGAAATCCGGCCCCTGCAATAATTTACCAGAAAAATCCAATCAACATGATCTGTCAGAATGGACCCAATAACCACATTTCCATTGAAAACTCCGAAAGCATCCAGATTGGACATGGGAATGTCATCGTGAGACCGACAGCCTCTGGAGAGAATG GCTCCATggctcccctccacctccccccagtGGCACCAGCTGACCCCTCATCTCAGACATCTCTGGCTGCAGCCTGGGGATCCCAGGACATCTGCTTGGAGAAGTCTGTGCTCAGACGGGTACAGATGGGACACGGCAACAACATGAACCTCAACAGTGCCCCGGCCAAGGACCCTACAGCCCGCAGCCCCTCAATCAGCCCCCCAG TCTGTGCCCCCACGGATGGCCCAGAAGCTTTGTTCGAAATTCGAATGCCCAAACCAGGACCTTCTGCTGAGGAGGAGGTGGCCCAGAGAGTCCGTATCCGTTCATGCTTCCTTGAGGACACCGCCATCGGCAACAGCAACAGAATGACTGTCAGCTCGGAGACAGCTGGTCCAGAAGGAGCTGTAAGGCCTGAGGACATCAAGAGGGACCCTGGGGAGCCAGGCAAGGATGCAG GTGCAGAGCCTCGAAGCCAGTTCCCTCACCACCGTGACCAGGCCCCCCCCGGCAACAGCGACGTCTTGACCTTCATCTCCGACCTCGAAGCTGTGACTCTTGAAAGCGGGGATCCCCACACTACAGAAGACAGCAGCCAGGTGGACAGAACCCCAGACACGGACTCCCGGGGGCAGGTGGAGACCGGAACAAACGGCCAGGCTCTGTCAGGAAGAGCAGGCAGACGCCGGTGA